The following proteins come from a genomic window of Streptomyces sp. NBC_00539:
- a CDS encoding MoaD/ThiS family protein: MSVNVRIPTILRTYTGGQAEVPAEGATLSEVIESLEKNHPGIAARVLDDQGKLRRFVNVYVNDDDVRFEGGLQTATPDGAGVSIIPAVAGGC, from the coding sequence ATGAGCGTCAACGTCCGCATCCCCACCATCCTGCGCACCTACACCGGCGGCCAGGCCGAGGTGCCCGCCGAGGGCGCGACCCTCTCCGAGGTCATCGAGTCCCTGGAGAAGAACCACCCGGGCATCGCGGCCCGCGTCCTGGACGACCAGGGCAAGCTGCGCCGCTTCGTGAACGTCTACGTCAACGACGACGACGTGCGCTTCGAGGGCGGCCTGCAGACGGCGACGCCGGACGGCGCCGGAGTGTCGATCATCCCGGCCGTGGCCGGCGGCTGCTGA
- the thrC gene encoding threonine synthase — protein sequence MAAQTVATSAGSTGAPVDLGPATGLSCRECGTRFALGPIFACAECFGPLEVAYDLPTGDPEALRAAIEAGPDNIWRYAPLLPVPADVASKPSLNPGFTKLVDAANLAKELGVTGKLYVKDDSGNPTHSFKDRVVAIAVEAARAFGYTTLSCSSTGNLAGAVGAAAARAGFRSCVFIPHDLEQGKVVMAGVYGGDLVGIEGNYDDVNRFCSELIGDPLGEGWGFVNVNLRPYYGEGSKTLAYEICEQLGWQLPDQIVIPIASGSQLTKIDKGLQELIKLGLVEDKPYKIFGAQAEGCSPVSTAFKAGHEVVRPQKPNTIAKSLAIGNPADGPYVLDIARRTGGYVEDVNDEQVVEAIKILARAEGIFAETAGGVTVGVTKKLIENGQLDPSLTTVVLNTGDGLKTLEAVASDSGQTATIRPSLDAFRAAGLA from the coding sequence ATGGCTGCACAGACCGTCGCCACCTCTGCCGGATCCACCGGCGCCCCTGTCGATCTCGGACCCGCCACCGGCCTGTCCTGCCGCGAATGCGGAACCCGCTTCGCGCTCGGCCCGATCTTCGCCTGCGCCGAGTGTTTCGGACCGCTCGAAGTCGCGTACGACCTGCCGACCGGTGACCCGGAGGCGCTGCGCGCCGCGATCGAGGCGGGGCCCGACAACATCTGGCGTTACGCCCCGCTGCTGCCCGTCCCCGCGGACGTGGCCTCCAAGCCCAGCCTGAACCCGGGCTTCACCAAGCTGGTGGACGCGGCCAACCTGGCCAAGGAGCTCGGCGTCACCGGCAAGCTCTACGTCAAGGACGACTCCGGCAACCCGACGCACTCCTTCAAGGACCGTGTCGTCGCCATCGCCGTCGAGGCCGCCCGCGCGTTCGGCTACACCACGCTCTCCTGCTCCTCCACCGGCAACCTGGCCGGCGCCGTCGGCGCCGCGGCCGCCCGGGCCGGCTTCCGGTCCTGCGTGTTCATCCCGCACGACCTGGAGCAGGGCAAGGTCGTCATGGCCGGTGTCTACGGTGGCGACCTCGTCGGCATCGAGGGCAACTACGACGACGTCAACCGCTTCTGCTCGGAGCTCATCGGCGACCCGCTGGGCGAGGGCTGGGGCTTCGTCAACGTCAACCTGCGCCCGTACTACGGCGAGGGCTCCAAGACGCTGGCCTACGAGATCTGCGAGCAGCTCGGCTGGCAGCTGCCCGACCAGATCGTGATCCCCATCGCGTCGGGCTCGCAGCTGACGAAGATCGACAAGGGCCTCCAGGAGCTGATCAAGCTCGGGCTGGTCGAGGACAAGCCGTACAAGATCTTCGGCGCGCAGGCCGAGGGCTGCTCGCCCGTGTCGACCGCCTTCAAGGCCGGGCACGAGGTGGTCCGCCCGCAGAAGCCGAACACCATCGCCAAGTCCCTGGCGATCGGCAACCCGGCGGACGGCCCCTACGTCCTGGACATCGCCCGCCGCACCGGGGGTTACGTCGAGGACGTCAACGACGAGCAGGTCGTCGAGGCCATCAAGATCCTCGCGCGGGCCGAGGGCATCTTCGCCGAGACCGCGGGCGGGGTGACCGTCGGCGTGACGAAGAAGCTCATCGAGAACGGGCAGCTCGACCCCTCCCTGACCACGGTCGTCCTCAACACCGGTGACGGCCTCAAGACCCTGGAGGCGGTGGCCTCGGACAGCGGCCAGACCGCCACCATCCGCCCCAGCCTGGACGCGTTCCGCGCCGCCGGCCTGGCCTGA
- a CDS encoding glucosyl-3-phosphoglycerate synthase has translation MLEEVERWLADRSWSADDRPLGRLLERKRASGATVSVVLPALDEEATVGAIVEVIRRDLIEGLPFPLVDELVVVDSGSSDRTAEVAAKAGARVVHRDAVLPRLPAVPGKGEVLWRSLLATTGDIVCFVDADLRDFSSAFVSGTVGPLLTEPDVQFVKAMYDRPLGDAPGQGGRVTELVARPLLNLHWPQLAGFVQPLGGEYAARRSLLERLPFPVGYGVELGLLVDALHTVGLDALAQVDVGVRLHRHQDGQALGRMAAAIYRTAQLRLSRGHLVRPALTQFERGPQGFVARTYAVDTEERPPMLEIEEYAVRRVA, from the coding sequence GTGCTGGAAGAGGTGGAGCGCTGGCTGGCCGACCGCTCCTGGTCGGCCGACGACCGTCCGCTCGGCCGGCTGCTGGAGCGCAAGCGCGCGTCGGGAGCCACCGTCAGCGTGGTGCTGCCCGCGCTCGACGAGGAGGCCACGGTCGGCGCGATCGTCGAGGTGATCCGCCGCGACCTGATCGAAGGGCTGCCGTTCCCCTTGGTGGACGAGCTGGTCGTGGTCGACTCCGGGTCGAGCGACCGTACGGCGGAGGTCGCCGCGAAGGCGGGCGCGCGCGTGGTGCACCGCGACGCGGTCCTGCCGCGGCTGCCGGCGGTGCCCGGCAAGGGCGAGGTGCTGTGGCGCTCGCTGCTCGCCACCACCGGCGACATCGTCTGCTTCGTGGACGCCGACCTGCGGGACTTCTCCTCCGCGTTCGTCTCCGGCACGGTCGGCCCGCTGCTGACCGAACCCGACGTGCAGTTCGTCAAGGCGATGTACGACCGCCCGCTCGGCGACGCGCCGGGCCAGGGCGGACGCGTCACGGAGCTGGTGGCCCGGCCGCTGCTGAACCTGCACTGGCCGCAGCTGGCCGGGTTCGTCCAGCCGCTGGGCGGCGAGTACGCCGCACGGCGCTCCCTGCTGGAACGCCTCCCCTTCCCCGTCGGCTACGGCGTGGAACTGGGCCTGCTGGTGGACGCGCTGCACACGGTGGGGCTGGACGCGCTGGCCCAGGTCGACGTCGGCGTACGGCTGCACCGCCACCAGGACGGGCAGGCGCTCGGCCGGATGGCCGCGGCGATCTACCGCACCGCGCAGCTGCGGCTCTCGCGCGGGCACCTGGTACGGCCGGCGCTGACCCAGTTCGAGCGGGGCCCGCAGGGCTTCGTGGCGCGGACGTACGCCGTGGACACCGAGGAGCGGCCGCCGATGCTGGAGATCGAGGAGTACGCGGTGCGCCGCGTGGCCTGA
- a CDS encoding alpha,alpha-trehalose-phosphate synthase (UDP-forming), giving the protein MASQVLVAANRGPLSYAHAPDGTLSARRGGGGLVSGLSAALAEQPDAVWICAALSEGDREAVRRGVSEPGVRMLDIDPAVYDAAYNGIANSVLWFTHHHLYDIPREPVFDAEFRRRWDAYVLYNRAFADALAAEAGEGAAVLVQDYQLALVPGMLRVLRPDLRIAHFTHTPWASPDVLRMLPRYVVEELTWGMLGADLLGFHTGEWARAFLAAMPFDGAEGSAEEVREGTVEHRRESGWPRRTTEVRAFPLGVDGDDLRALAHRPEVDDKLAGLRAEVGDRKTIVRVDRTELSKNILRGLLAYRELLTTHPEWRERVVHMASAYPSRQDLAVYREYTTAVRDLAAEINAELGTADWQPVLVSVEDDFARSLAAYRMADVALVNPVRDGMNLVAKEIPVVSEAGCALVLSTGAGAYEELRSDALTVNPYDVSETAAALHAALAMPDAERAERTKRLSAAATALPPTTWFTAQLSALQSP; this is encoded by the coding sequence ATGGCTTCCCAGGTACTCGTCGCCGCGAACCGCGGCCCCCTCTCGTACGCCCACGCCCCCGACGGCACCCTCAGCGCCCGGCGCGGCGGGGGCGGTCTGGTCTCCGGACTCTCCGCGGCGCTCGCGGAGCAGCCGGACGCGGTGTGGATCTGCGCGGCGCTGTCGGAGGGCGACCGGGAAGCGGTGCGGCGGGGGGTTTCCGAGCCGGGTGTCCGGATGCTGGACATCGATCCCGCGGTCTACGACGCCGCGTACAACGGCATCGCGAACTCGGTGCTCTGGTTCACCCACCACCACCTGTACGACATCCCGCGCGAGCCGGTCTTCGACGCGGAGTTCCGGCGGCGCTGGGACGCGTACGTCCTGTACAACCGGGCCTTCGCGGACGCGCTGGCGGCGGAGGCGGGCGAGGGCGCGGCGGTGCTGGTGCAGGACTACCAGCTGGCGCTGGTGCCGGGGATGCTGCGCGTCCTGCGGCCCGACCTGCGCATCGCGCACTTCACGCACACCCCGTGGGCCTCGCCCGACGTCCTGCGGATGCTGCCGCGGTACGTCGTGGAGGAGCTGACCTGGGGCATGCTCGGGGCGGACCTGCTGGGCTTCCACACCGGGGAATGGGCGCGGGCGTTCCTGGCGGCGATGCCGTTCGACGGCGCCGAGGGCAGCGCGGAGGAGGTCCGGGAGGGGACCGTGGAGCACCGGCGGGAGTCGGGGTGGCCGCGGCGCACGACCGAGGTCCGGGCGTTCCCGCTGGGCGTGGACGGGGACGACCTGCGGGCGCTGGCGCACCGGCCGGAGGTCGACGACAAGCTGGCGGGGCTGCGGGCGGAGGTCGGCGACCGCAAGACGATCGTCCGGGTGGACCGGACGGAGCTGTCCAAGAACATCCTGCGCGGCCTGCTGGCGTACCGGGAACTGCTGACGACGCACCCGGAGTGGCGGGAGCGGGTCGTGCACATGGCGTCGGCGTACCCCTCACGGCAGGACCTGGCGGTGTACCGGGAGTACACGACGGCGGTCCGGGATCTGGCGGCGGAGATCAACGCGGAGCTGGGGACGGCGGACTGGCAGCCGGTGCTGGTCTCGGTGGAGGACGACTTCGCGCGCTCGCTGGCGGCGTACCGGATGGCGGACGTCGCCCTGGTGAACCCGGTCCGGGACGGGATGAACCTGGTGGCGAAGGAGATCCCGGTGGTGTCGGAGGCGGGCTGCGCGCTGGTGCTGTCGACGGGGGCGGGGGCGTACGAGGAGCTCCGCTCGGACGCGTTGACGGTGAACCCGTACGACGTGTCGGAGACGGCGGCGGCGTTGCACGCGGCGCTGGCGATGCCGGACGCCGAGCGGGCGGAGCGCACGAAGCGCCTCTCGGCCGCCGCCACCGCCCTCCCCCCGACGACCTGGTTCACGGCCCAACTCTCCGCCCTCCAGTCCCCCTGA
- the otsB gene encoding trehalose-phosphatase codes for MGSHAHDTPMPVPATAAGREGLEALLRAPRRSVVALDFDGTLAEIVPDPDQARAHADAVPALSALAPEVLSVAVVTGRPAGVAVRHGGFAGVPGLEHLVVLGHYGAERWDAVSGLVHAPAEHPGVAAVRAELPGFLESIGAWRGTWIEEKGRALAVHTRRAEDPEAAFEALREPLAELAARHGLMVEPGRAVLELRPPGMDKGVALTEYLEEVGAEAVLYAGDDLGDLAAYAAVEKRRAEGVPGLLVCSSSEVPELASRADLVLPGPAEVAAFLATLAATLRG; via the coding sequence ATGGGGAGCCATGCGCACGATACGCCGATGCCCGTGCCCGCCACCGCCGCCGGACGCGAGGGACTCGAAGCCCTCCTCCGTGCGCCGCGCCGATCCGTCGTAGCCCTCGACTTCGACGGCACCCTCGCCGAGATCGTTCCCGACCCCGACCAGGCGCGCGCCCACGCGGACGCCGTACCGGCGCTGTCCGCGCTCGCGCCCGAGGTGCTGTCCGTGGCCGTCGTCACCGGCCGGCCGGCCGGGGTCGCCGTGCGGCACGGCGGGTTCGCCGGGGTGCCGGGGCTGGAACACCTCGTCGTGCTCGGGCACTACGGGGCCGAGCGGTGGGACGCGGTGAGCGGGCTCGTCCACGCGCCCGCCGAGCACCCGGGGGTGGCGGCCGTACGGGCCGAGCTGCCGGGGTTCCTGGAGTCGATCGGGGCGTGGCGGGGGACCTGGATCGAGGAGAAGGGCCGGGCGCTGGCCGTCCACACCCGGCGGGCGGAGGATCCGGAGGCGGCGTTCGAGGCGCTGCGGGAGCCGCTGGCGGAGCTGGCGGCGCGGCACGGGCTGATGGTGGAGCCGGGGCGGGCGGTGCTGGAGTTGCGGCCGCCGGGGATGGACAAGGGCGTCGCCCTGACGGAGTACCTGGAGGAGGTCGGGGCGGAGGCGGTGCTGTACGCGGGGGACGACCTGGGGGACCTCGCGGCCTATGCCGCTGTCGAGAAGCGGCGGGCGGAGGGGGTGCCGGGGCTGCTGGTCTGCAGCTCGTCGGAGGTCCCGGAGCTCGCCTCCCGGGCCGACCTGGTCCTCCCGGGGCCGGCGGAGGTCGCCGCGTTCCTGGCCACCCTGGCCGCCACCCTGCGGGGCTGA
- a CDS encoding DUF3263 domain-containing protein, whose protein sequence is MTDDGRLTAAEAAVLAYEGRTWSGPGAKERAIREGLGMTPVRYYQLLNALMDDPRALEHAPGTVHRLRRIRAAQRARR, encoded by the coding sequence GGACGACGGGCGATTGACGGCCGCCGAGGCCGCCGTGCTCGCGTACGAGGGACGAACCTGGTCCGGGCCCGGAGCCAAGGAACGGGCCATCCGGGAAGGGCTGGGGATGACCCCGGTCCGGTACTACCAGCTGCTCAACGCCCTGATGGACGACCCGCGGGCGCTGGAACACGCGCCGGGCACCGTCCACCGGCTCCGGCGGATCCGCGCGGCGCAGCGGGCCCGGCGATAG